A window from Anser cygnoides isolate HZ-2024a breed goose chromosome 1, Taihu_goose_T2T_genome, whole genome shotgun sequence encodes these proteins:
- the SMPX gene encoding small muscular protein, which produces MSKQPASHVKAIQANINIPMGAFRPGAGHPHKRKELTPEEVEESVPATEEEKEKKHLPGAKKLPGPAVNLSEIQNVKSELKFVPRAEQ; this is translated from the exons ATGTCAAAGCAGCCAGCGTCACATGTCAAAGCCATTCAG GCTAATATTAACATCCCAATGGGAGCATTTCGACCTGGTGCAGGCCACCCtcataaaagaaaagaactaaCACCTGAAGAAGTGGAGGAG AGTGTTCCTGCtacagaggaggagaaagaaaagaagcatcTCCCAGGGGCTAAGAAACTTCCAGGTCCTGCTGTCAACTTATCAGAGATTCAGAACGTAAAGAGTGAGCTGAAATttgtccccagagctgaacagtAG